In Hydractinia symbiolongicarpus strain clone_291-10 chromosome 4, HSymV2.1, whole genome shotgun sequence, the following proteins share a genomic window:
- the LOC130642372 gene encoding uncharacterized protein LOC130642372, which yields MNSICCLTSLVLQTLKSKCLSVRDQLFVTLLRLRRGFNLSSLAHMYSVSDSYISNIFTTWIMFLYQHFKDYETVMFPERQVFKQFMPKVFKKFKNIRASIDCTEFFCEVPRDYGCQGNMYSSYKHHTTMKCLIAVNLNGAACFVSDLYEGSVDDVRIFKTCGLFNPGDSFLVDKGFTVQDVLLSKQATIFIPPFLGKRDSLTKKEIMLTKRIAKAGIHVERFNERLKKFRLTCGTIPLVLSPMASQLVYYASELELFSKMVKNRFIFAGINFREWPLRDISRVKSFANGGKSGSEKDNNLCPLFEKHGSQRERDIETRLKSIKC from the exons ATGAATTCGATATGTTGTTTAACTTCCTTGGTCCTTCAAA CATTAAAATCAAAATGTTTAAGTGTAAGAGATCAACTGTTTGTAACCTTGTTACGCCTGCGTCGAGGTTTTAATTTGTCATCCCTAGCACATATGTATAGTGTGAGTGATTCATACATTagtaatatttttacaacatggataatgtttttatatcaaCATTTTAAAGACTACGAAACAGTAATGTTTCCAGAAAGACAGGTTTTTAAGCAATTTATGCCCAAAgtctttaaaaagtttaaaaacatcaGAGCTTCAATTGACTGTACAGAGTTTTTTTGTGAAGTTCCTAGAGATTATGGTTGTCAAGGAAATATGTATTCATCATATAAACACCATACAACAATGAAATGTTTAATCGCAGTGAACCTGAATGGTGCAGCTTGTTTCGTATCTGATCTATATGAAGGAAGTGTTGATGATGTCCGTATTTTCAAAACTTGTGGTCTTTTCAACCCTGGTGATAGCTTTTTAGTGGATAAGGGTTTTACAGTGCAAGATGTACTCCTGTCCAAGCAAGCTACGATTTTCATTCCACCATTTCTTGGCAAACGTGATTCATTaacgaaaaaagaaataatgctgACCAAAAGGATTGCAAAAGCTGGTATCCACGTAGAAAGATTCAATGAGCGATTAAAGAAGTTTAGATTGACATGTGGGACAATACCTTTAGTGCTATCCCCAATGGCTTCACAGCTTGTGTAT TACGCTTCTGAACTCGAACTATTTTCGAAGATGGTAAAGAATAGATTCATTTTTGCGGGAATAAACTTTCGTGAATGGCCCCTTCGAGATATTTCGCGGGTAAAAAGTTTCGCTAATGGAGGAAAAAGTGGTTCAGAGAAGGACAACAATCTTTGCCCCCTTTTTGAAAAACACGGTTCGCAACGCGAGAGAGACATTGAAACGAGGCTCAAATCAATCAAATGTTGA